A DNA window from Myxocyprinus asiaticus isolate MX2 ecotype Aquarium Trade chromosome 15, UBuf_Myxa_2, whole genome shotgun sequence contains the following coding sequences:
- the LOC127452689 gene encoding uncharacterized protein LOC127452689: MSRSSSPDTHWDRLETWLSALTSTLIPEAAGDLQNMSREQLDDNLSTLMAHDPTQDYSHKELAKIVGSLAHNLLGQAKLSEASISRREQEAAALKLQAEEAQRNWMRAQSQLDQLTSETQHEHRTADEKDPELQEEVERLQNALTDLRVDTARREQQEKDTREELSKKLQQAEALLRRAETELKEREARAKACEGHLQSARAEVSALAQQRDYLKEELDTVHRELTHSYRLQSDSEREMHTTEFPLTSRLIPPRQESPLLKTSPASIPEPPAAERGWEPFQRLSSSHGVSPKELDKLARNIPTFTPSPAGGHDVHDYLKDIDFHLQTVANVTTRDRLYLLRITASREVRSFLDRQPETVKVDYQQLQQALIKEFSDPESEQGLITAMDLKQGRQEATQSFYNRLRQAYFGARNEPGMEEEFNFKTLFLRNLHPTVSHHLGVLACPRTMSTQQLRDLSHKAYAKQRTASEKMGKPPTIYPVTNQSSELALEGAEPRHSNWSQRGAKVHEQVHCCLLTFMIHLPSNHQDPPAIRPSPPTCHLTIMIHCCLMMSQFRASSAKKGESVTSV, encoded by the exons ATGTCTCGATCATCCAGCCCTGATACCCACTGGGATCGACTAGAGACCTGGCTGAGTGCCCTGACTAGCACCCTTATTCCTGAAGCCGCCGGGGACCTGCAGAACATGAGCCGGGAACAGCTCGACGACAACCTGAGCACCTTGATGGCCCACGATCCGACACAGGACTACAGCCACAAAGAGCTGGCCAAGATCGTCGGGTCCCTGGCCCATAACCTCCTCGGCCAGGCAAAGCTGAGTGAAGCAAGCATCTCCCGCCGGGAACAGGAAGCAGCAGCGCTGAAGCTCCAGGCTGAGGAAGCTCAGAGAAACTGGATGCGCGCTCAGAGTCAACTGGACCAGCTAACCTCGGAGACTCAGCACGAGCACAGGACAGCGGACGAAAAGGACCCAGAGCTGCAGGAGGAAGTAGAGAGACTCCAGAACGCCCTGACTGATCTCCGTGTAGATACAGCACGACGAGAGCAGCAGGAAAAGGACACCAGAGAGGAGCTGAGTAAAAAACTCCAGCAAGCTGAGGCTCTCCTGAGGAGAGCAGAGACTGAACTTAAAGAAAGAGAAGCCAGGGCCAAGGCCTGTGAGGGCCACCTGCAAAGTGCCCGGGCTGAAGTCAGTGCCCTGGCCCAACAAAGAGACTATTTGAAAGAAGAACTTGACACAGTTCACCGAGAGCTTACACATTCATATAGACTGCAAAGTGACTCTGAAAGGGAAATGCACACCACAGAATTTCCCCTAACCAGTAGACTGATACCTCCTAGACAAGAGAGCCCACTGCTCAAGACATCACCTGCCAGCATTCCAGAACCTCCAGCAGCAGAAAGGGGGTGGgagcctttccaaaggctgtcttCCAGTCACGGTGTGTCACCTAAAGAATTGGATAAGCTGGCTAGAAACATTCCCACTTTCACTCCAAGTCCTGCAGGAGGCCACGATGTGCACGACTATTTAAAAGACATTGAttttcacttgcaaactgttgccaATGTTACCACACGAGACAGACTTTACCTGCTCAGAATCACCGCCAGCCGTGAAGTCCGGAGCTTTCTAGACCGACAGCCAGAAACAGTCAAAGTGGATTACCAGCAACTGCAGCAGGCTTTGATTAAAGAATTCTCTGACCCAGAATCAGAGCAAGGGCTGATTACGGCCATGGACCTTAAACAGGGCAGACAGGAAGCCACGCAGTCTTTCTACAACAGGCTCAGACAAGCATACTTCGGAGCACGGAATGAGCCAGGAATGGAAGAAGAATTCAATTTCAAAACTCTGTTCCTCCGGAACCTGCACCCAACAGTGAGTCACCATTTGGGGGTTCTGGCTTGCCCACGGACTATGTCCACCCAACAGCTGCGAGACTTAAGCCATAAGGCCTATGCCAAACAAAGAACTGCTTCTGAAAAGATGGGAAAACCCCCCACAATCTATCCTGTCACTAATCAGAGTTCAGAACTTGCCCTAGAGGGTGCCGAGCCTCGCCACAGCAATTGG AGTCAACGGGGTGCAAAGGTCCATGAACAGGTGCACTGCTGCCTTTTAACCTTCATGATCCACCTGCCATCTAACCATCAGGATCCACCTGCCATCCGGCCTTCACCACCCACCTGCCATTTAACCATCATGATCCACTGTTGTCTGATGATGTCTCAATTCAGAGCATCTTCAGCCAAAAAGGGGGAgtctgtaacgtctgtgtaa